A single window of Nicotiana tomentosiformis chromosome 1, ASM39032v3, whole genome shotgun sequence DNA harbors:
- the LOC104120255 gene encoding miraculin-like, which yields MKNLILCLSIVLFLPSAFSSNFSSNLILPSEISSASYPSVLDTDGNPLKAGLRYFVLPILRGTGGGLILSRVVDKNVKNCPQDIVQDPNELHLGRPVEFFPAYPSKTGELILKNNPINVKFYSPSATSRCANFTVWKMDKKYKYVVGRGKVGILNNIRNWFRIQPYGKGYRFVYCPTLCVPCKIKCSDLVISYEQQGDNADIRRLAASGNELPFSVQFKKA from the exons ATGAAGAACCTTATTCTATGTCTTTCAATTGTACTGTTTCTTCCCTCAGCCTTTTCATCAAATTTTTCTTCAAATCTTATCCTTCCTTCTGAAATTTCCAGTGCCTCGTATCCTTCAGTTCTCGACACTGATGGCAATCCTCTCAAAGCAGGTCTCAGATACTTTGTGCTACCAATTTTAAGGGGCACGGGAGGTGGCCTTATTTTGTCTAGAGTTGTTGACAAAAATGTTAAAAATTGCCCACAGGACATCGTCCAAGACCCTAATGAACTTCATCTTGGCCGTCCTGTGGAATTCTTTCCTGCATACCCTAGTAAAACTGGCGAACTTATTCTCAAAAACAACCCCATAAATGTTAAGTTCTATTCCCCTAGTGCCACATCACGTTGTGCCAATTTTACTGTGTGGAAGATGGACAAGAAGTATAAGTACGTGGTAGGTCGAGGGAAAGTAGGGATTTTGAACAACATACGGAACTGGTTCAGGATTCAACCGTATGGAAAAGGCTACAG GTTTGTGTACTGCCCTACCCTGTGTGTTCCTTGCAAGATTAAGTGCTCTGACTTGGTCATCTCTTATGAGCAGCAGGGTGACAATGCTGACATTAGACGTTTGGCTGCCTCGGGCAATGAACTGCCATTTTCTGTTCAGTTCAAAAAGGCATAG